The nucleotide sequence CGGATAGGTTTCAGCTAATTCAACTGTGGCAAAACCTGGTTAGCAACGCCATCAAATTCAACAGAAGCCCAATACCTATTGTAGAAATTACTGCAGAATCCCTAGAGGGAGAATGGCGTTTTTGTGTTGCAGATAATGGTATAGGTATTGCCCCGGAATTTCGTGAAAGAATATTTATAATTTTTCAGAGACTCCACAGCGATATGGAGTTTGAAGGAACAGGCATTGGCTTGGCAATATGTCGCAAAATAGTCACCCGTCACGGCGGCAAAATTTGGGTAGAATCTGAAGAAGGAAAGGGCGCTAAATTTTACTTTACCCTTCCGAAACATAGGTAAATTTTCCTTAGATGCATAACTTTAAAAGTCTAGGCAACTGACGTCCCCCGTTGTCGTCCAATCTTACGGGCCCATTTAGACAACATTTTAAATACAAAGTTTTAATAAAATTGTTTGTTTTGAATGGATGAAAGCGATATGAAACTGACAAAAACTCCACAAGTTTTACTGGTAGAAGACTCCCTAGCAGACATCACCCTGATAAAAAGAATTCTCCGCCAAAGACAAATCCCAAACGAATTACATGTGGTAAACGACGGAGTAGAAGCAATGGCTTTCTTGAGAAAAGAAGGCAAGTACCAAAATGCACCCATTCCCCACATTATTTTGTTGGATTTAAACCTCCCAAAAAAAAATGGAAAAGAAGTATTAAAAGAGATAAAATCTGATCCCGGGCTCAGACTCATACCAGTAATAATACTTACCACCTCTGACAATGACCAGGATATTAGAGACTGTTATAAAGAGTATGCTAATGCCTATCTATGTAAACCCAACAGTTTAGAAGGCCTATCGGAATGTATGGCTGCCATTGAAAACTTCTGGTTCAGATTCGTGGAGTACACTATAGAATGTAGTTAGGCCGACACGGGTGATGGGAATATTTATTGGTTTCTATGTTATCGCCAATCCCTCATTTAAATATTTTGCTGGTGGAGGATAACCTCCCCGATGCTATACTAATTGCCAAACACTTGAGTAAAATTGAAAAGCCACGGCTATCCCTCTGTCATGTTTCTACCTGTAGAGAGGCTGTACGATGCCTTGAGGAGGAAAAATTTGATGTGATTTTGTTGGACTTATCCTTGCCAGATAGTTTCCAATTAGATACCGTAAAAAAGATAAGTGCAGAGGCGGAAAACACGGCAATTATTATTCTAACAGGTTTGGATGACGAAAAAGTGGCTCTCGACTCCCTTAGGGAAGGCGCCCAGGATTATTTGGTGAAAAATGAGATTAATTCCACCGTATTAAAAAAGGCAATTTGCTATGCCATAGAGAGAAAAAAACAGGTGCGACACCTCAAACACTTGGTAGACATACTACTTGATTCTAACAGAAAACTAGAAGACTATGCCAGACAAGTATCCCATGATTTAAAACAACCATTACAAACCATTTTAGGGAGTGGAAAACTAATTGGCTATCTGGAAGAAAATGCCGGCGAAAAAACAAGACAACTCCTGAATATGCTGGTAAACTCCGCAGAAAAAATGAGTGATATGATTGAAGCTTTGTTGTCGGCGTGCCGAGTGGGAGGAGAAGATGAAAAAGAGTGGCTAGACTGCGAGAGGATAATAAAAGAGGTACTAGAATTACTGGGAGAGCAAATCAGAGCTAAAGGTGCGAAAATAACAATTAATTTCCCAGCTAAATTCAGACCAGTGATGGTATACTATAACCGAGTACAGTTGGAGAGAGTCTGGCAAAACCTCATCAGTAACGCCATAAAATACGTACCAGAAGACAGAAAACCAGAAGTGGCAATAGCAGCGGAAAAACACCAAAACCAATGGCTATTTATGATTAGTGATAATGGCATTGGGATTAAGGAAACAGACTATGAGAAAGTATTTTTGGCCAACCAAAGACTGTCGGAGGGGGAGAAAATGGCAAAAGGTAGTGGCATGGGTTTAGCTATTTGCAAACAAATAATAGAAGACAATGGGGGGAGAATTTGGGTACAATCCTCCATATATCAGGGAAGCACATTTTTCTTTACCATCCCAACTCGCAGCTGACATTATTAAGCTCGTTGTGGCACATCATGACAACTATCCATCTACAATGAATGGCAGATTTGACCTTTTTGTGGCTTTAAATCATTGTGTATTGTGTTGAAACGGCGGGGTTGAGTTGAGGAGGGAAAGTTAGGATTCTTTCAATTGGTTAAGGGGTATCCAACCGGGCAGCCACAAGTTACGATCCTTTAATTGTTGGGCATTAATCCAGAAACGCACAGTCTCATCACAGGACGACATCATCTCCGCAAAAACCCACCCAGCCTCATCCCTACGGTTGACAACCTGAAAGTGTCGCCACCCCCAGGTAGTCTGAGTGGAAGTCCATTTTGAGCCTATTAGATGAGGAAACTTCTGCTTTTTTTTTACCATAAACTCGTCCAACAGGCAACCCCCCCAATTATACAAGATAACAGTCCAAGGAGTATAATCACAAAAAACAGTTTTGCAGCCCTGAAAAAGGAAAAAGGAGGATGAATGAGAATTCTACGGCCTTGCCTAACCCTAGGACTAGGGTTAATAATACAAACTAGTATAGCAGCACAGACTCCCCCTAGCCCCATCAGCCATCAACGGGTTTTAAAACCACTTTCCCCTTCTTCCCTCTCTTCTAATCCCCAACCCCCAATCCTTAACCCCCCAGCCTACACCCTCGATGGCGGCGACGTCATTCAGGTTAACGTTTTTGCCCTCCCTCAGAGTGTTGCAACGGTTTTCAATGATGGTACAATTACTCTCCCCCTTATTGGCGTGGTGAATGTCAGGGGCAAAACCATCCCAGAAGTCAATAACCTTTTGACAAAACTTTACAGTAAATATTTAAAAAGGCCAGCAGTGGACGTAATACTATTAAAGACGAGGCCAATACAGGTGGCGGTAGTGGGGGAGGTGAATAAACCGGGAAACTACAGTTTATCCTCTCAGGAAAAGCAGGCAAGGGTGAGTGATTTGTTGGTGTTGGCTGGGGGGTTGACAGTTTCTGCAGACATCAGACAAATTCAGTTGAAAAGGAAAGAAAACAGCAGGGAGGAAGTCTACTTCTTAGACTTTTGGCAACTGTTGCAACGGGGAGACTTATCCCAAGATGTAAGATTACAAGACGGGGATGTAGTGATTGTACCCAAAAAGGAGAACATGGAGTTAGGGGAATACCGTCAGTTAGCAGATGCCACCTTTGGCATTAAATACAATACTCCCCCCAGTATTACCATCATAGGCGAGGTAAATAGTCCTGGTGTCTATACCCTCCCCGTTGACAAAGGAATTCCTCGTCTCACCACTGCCATCCAACTTGGTGGTGGTGTCAAGGAATTGGCAGACATTCGGAACATTGTAGTAACAAGAACTACTAGGGATGGACAGACTCATACTATCGCGGTAAATCTCTGGGACATGTTACAGTCAGGAGATATAAACAAAGACATACCATTGCGAGATGGTGATACCATATTTATACCCCCCGCCAAGGAGATTGAGCCAGCAGAGGCGGAAAAAATAGCGATGGCTAATTTCTCTCCTGGCAAGATTACTGTCAATGTGGTGGGGAATGTGCGTCAACCAGGTATTATCACCTTAAAGCCTAATACTAGTCTTAATAATGCCATTTTAGCGGCTGGGGGCTTTGACCAGGCGGGTGTTAATCCTGTTGTGGAGTTAATTAGAGTTAATCCCAATGGTACAGTTACCAAAAGGGAAATTAAGATAGACTTACAGGCGGCAGTGAATGAACAGACAAACCCCATTCTAAAGAATAATGATATTGTAGTGGTTAGTGGCACTGCCCCTGTTAACAGAGGCTCAAATAATATTCTAGGGGTTCTTGGCACTATTTTCCCATTTTTAGGTATTTTCAATCTCTTCCGTTAGTTCAGTTTTGTCTTTGCTATGTCCAAAAAATTGCCTCCTTTTCCTGGTAAATATCCCCATAATTATTCCGACTCCCCTTTTGAGGATATCCCAGATTATTTACCCCGAAATCTTCAGCCAAATTCTTCTAGGAATTTAGAGATTGCCGAAAATTTTGAATCCGAAGAATCCTCCGACGAATTGTCCTTTATTTGGCAACTATTTAAAAGACGCTGGCTAATAATTTTATTTACCACCCTAGGGATGACAGTTGGTGCCCATTGGCTATCCATGGCACAAACCCCTATTTATGAGGGGAAATTTCTCCTTTTAATTGAAAAAGAAGAGAAGACACTACCTCCGCCACAAACCACAAATGCCGATGGGCTCCAAATCAATCCTACCCGGACCATTGTTGATTATAGCACCGAAATTCAGATTTTGGGTAGTCCCACTGTTTTGGCGCCTATTTTAAAGGAAATTGCCACTCGCTATCCAGATATCTACAGGGATATAGACATTCAAAATCTAGATAAACTTAACATAAGACAGATAGTAAATACTAAGATAATCGAGGTATCATTCCGCCACCAGGATAAGGAAAAAATCAATTTTGTCCTCAACACGATAGCCAAACACTACCTTAAAAATGGATTGAATCCCGGCGGGAGGGGCGAGGGGGTAAAATTTATCAATCAACAAATATCTGCCTTCCAAAACAGGGTGGCGAAAATAGAGTCAAAAATAGAGAATTTAAGAAGGAAATACCAATTCATTGATCCCCAAATTCAGGCCAAAGAATTAACTCAACAATTAATTGCCGCCGAGAAGGAATATCTAACCACTGACATTCAATTAAAACAGGCGCAGGTCGCCTATGAAAACCTCCAAAAACAACTAAATATGACACCGAAAGAGGCCATTGCTGTAAACGACTTGACAGAATCACCTCGTTATCAAGCCCTACTACAACAGTTACAACAAGTAGAATTAGAAATAGCCAACAAATCCGCCATTTTTACCGACGAAAGTCCACAAATATTGACCCTAAAAGAGCAAAAGGAGAATATACTCAAATTATTGGAGGAGGAGAAAGCAAAATATCCAGTTAAAACAGAACAAAATAATAGCAATGTAGGGTATAGTCAGATAAGGGCAAAATTAACCCAGGACCTGTTGAAAGTAGAGAATGATATAAAGATACTAAAAAGCCGCAAAGAAGGATTGACGAAACTATTAGAAGGTATAAGGAAAAGAATAAACCAGTTGCCGTCTGTAGCAAGAGAATATACAGAATTGCAGAGAGAATTGAATTATACCACAGATAGTCTGA is from Geminocystis sp. M7585_C2015_104 and encodes:
- a CDS encoding response regulator, whose protein sequence is MKLTKTPQVLLVEDSLADITLIKRILRQRQIPNELHVVNDGVEAMAFLRKEGKYQNAPIPHIILLDLNLPKKNGKEVLKEIKSDPGLRLIPVIILTTSDNDQDIRDCYKEYANAYLCKPNSLEGLSECMAAIENFWFRFVEYTIECS
- a CDS encoding hybrid sensor histidine kinase/response regulator — encoded protein: MLSPIPHLNILLVEDNLPDAILIAKHLSKIEKPRLSLCHVSTCREAVRCLEEEKFDVILLDLSLPDSFQLDTVKKISAEAENTAIIILTGLDDEKVALDSLREGAQDYLVKNEINSTVLKKAICYAIERKKQVRHLKHLVDILLDSNRKLEDYARQVSHDLKQPLQTILGSGKLIGYLEENAGEKTRQLLNMLVNSAEKMSDMIEALLSACRVGGEDEKEWLDCERIIKEVLELLGEQIRAKGAKITINFPAKFRPVMVYYNRVQLERVWQNLISNAIKYVPEDRKPEVAIAAEKHQNQWLFMISDNGIGIKETDYEKVFLANQRLSEGEKMAKGSGMGLAICKQIIEDNGGRIWVQSSIYQGSTFFFTIPTRS
- a CDS encoding TIGR02450 family Trp-rich protein, whose protein sequence is MVKKKQKFPHLIGSKWTSTQTTWGWRHFQVVNRRDEAGWVFAEMMSSCDETVRFWINAQQLKDRNLWLPGWIPLNQLKES
- a CDS encoding SLBB domain-containing protein translates to MRILRPCLTLGLGLIIQTSIAAQTPPSPISHQRVLKPLSPSSLSSNPQPPILNPPAYTLDGGDVIQVNVFALPQSVATVFNDGTITLPLIGVVNVRGKTIPEVNNLLTKLYSKYLKRPAVDVILLKTRPIQVAVVGEVNKPGNYSLSSQEKQARVSDLLVLAGGLTVSADIRQIQLKRKENSREEVYFLDFWQLLQRGDLSQDVRLQDGDVVIVPKKENMELGEYRQLADATFGIKYNTPPSITIIGEVNSPGVYTLPVDKGIPRLTTAIQLGGGVKELADIRNIVVTRTTRDGQTHTIAVNLWDMLQSGDINKDIPLRDGDTIFIPPAKEIEPAEAEKIAMANFSPGKITVNVVGNVRQPGIITLKPNTSLNNAILAAGGFDQAGVNPVVELIRVNPNGTVTKREIKIDLQAAVNEQTNPILKNNDIVVVSGTAPVNRGSNNILGVLGTIFPFLGIFNLFR
- a CDS encoding AAA family ATPase is translated as MSKKLPPFPGKYPHNYSDSPFEDIPDYLPRNLQPNSSRNLEIAENFESEESSDELSFIWQLFKRRWLIILFTTLGMTVGAHWLSMAQTPIYEGKFLLLIEKEEKTLPPPQTTNADGLQINPTRTIVDYSTEIQILGSPTVLAPILKEIATRYPDIYRDIDIQNLDKLNIRQIVNTKIIEVSFRHQDKEKINFVLNTIAKHYLKNGLNPGGRGEGVKFINQQISAFQNRVAKIESKIENLRRKYQFIDPQIQAKELTQQLIAAEKEYLTTDIQLKQAQVAYENLQKQLNMTPKEAIAVNDLTESPRYQALLQQLQQVELEIANKSAIFTDESPQILTLKEQKENILKLLEEEKAKYPVKTEQNNSNVGYSQIRAKLTQDLLKVENDIKILKSRKEGLTKLLEGIRKRINQLPSVAREYTELQRELNYTTDSLKRFMEAKEKLEIQESQRGKDAQLQLISPPQVSDKPVSALPFLPIPPWLLGLLGGLTVGITIAAIIDKLDGTVYNVPQLKTITRIPILGAIPLDKSISWTRRNRPIFTSNFPGKTITETGEIIIPSSLRDACQHLLANLSLLLPDYECNLIVVTSPQPEEGKSTVSLNLAKTAAKMGKRVILVDANLRLPRLHQLAGVENEMGLRNILAGETKWEEVIIPMGKNLSLITAGGETNGVNQQDGFFPFLSTSLSRWVGEVKACGKFDLVIYDTPAFLNFFETKIIASHCDGILLVMRMGKSQYNHLTQVCEQLRLANARLLGIVANGVN